From a single Brassica oleracea var. oleracea cultivar TO1000 chromosome C5, BOL, whole genome shotgun sequence genomic region:
- the LOC106345116 gene encoding uncharacterized protein LOC106345116 yields the protein MSAAMDRALMALSLEEEDKPFDMPDLPGFCSNEKNKLSLVGRMLNPECQKMSTLIWRMPRKWSKEGKCRGVALSQERFQFFFDHEHDLLDVLEKGVHTFNEWALAIERWVEEPPDDYLQFISLWVRISNIPINYYTKEAIMALGDLVGEVKEFIFDPTKPQTQPYQRVLVKFNVANSLKMSRVINIKGAKPVTIHYNYERIQKRCFTCFRLNHEQSRCPLVVKRRKDEAFARRQAISKELELKKVVLHEDDPLYGILTEDQVGTGAVTGKPKIVKEVLDEMRQYLMLATDEDRIIREERVRSSVAAMEQDPMLQRTVLRLEAPPVISQDFNKGKGVVYSYEELRKPKEGKLQSEKFMASAIRAGSAGQWNAGNMDRTLSDEVYVGYNFMATTEGSTVFSTGSLEPCASAGTKKKVYQRRRPPKSRRKPRPLLLADKTEGVMWDKAADKSVVGSKKRKVQTEVGELLVSAKSKTPKVIPREGSSNA from the coding sequence ATGTCGGCTGCAATGGATAGAGCTTTGATGGCTCTGTCTTTGGAGGAAGAAGATAAACCGTTTGACATGCCGGATCTGCCGGGGTTTTGTTCGAATGAGAAGAATAAGCTAAGTTTGGTGGGTAGAATGTTAAATCCAGAGTGTCAGAAGATGTCTACTCTGATCTGGAGAATGCCCAGAAAGTGGTCAAAGGAAGGCAAATGTCGAGGAGTGGCTCTGTCTCAGGAGCGGTTTCAGTTCTTCTTCGACCATGAACATGACCTGCTCGATGTTTTGGAGAAGGGGGTCCATACGTTTAATGAGTGGGCTTTGGCGATTGAGAGGTGGGTGGAAGAGCCACCGGATGATTATCTGCAGTTTATTTCTTTGTGGGTTCGTATAAGCAACATCCCGATAAACTATTACACAAAGGAAGCTATTATGGCGCTTGGTGACTTGGTTGGAGAAGTGAAGGAGTTTATCTTCGACCCCACAAAGCCTCAGACACAACCTTACCAGAGGGTTCTAGTTAAGTTCAATGTGGCGAACTCATTGAAGATGTCTAGAGTCATAAACATCAAAGGAGCTAAACCGGTGACCATCCACTACAACTATGAAAGGATCCAGAAGAGGTGTTTCACCTGCTTCAGGCTTAACCATGAGCAAAGTAGATGTCCTTTGGTTGTGAAGAGAAGAAAAGATGAAGCTTTTGCGAGGCGTCAAGCGATCTCTAAGGAGTTGGAACTAAAAAAGGTTGTATTACATGAAGACGATCCTCTCTATGGGATTCTCACTGAAGATCAGGTGGGGACTGGTGCGGTGACAGGGAAGCCGAAAATTGTGAAAGAAGTTCTGGATGAGATGAGACAGTACTTGATGCTGGCAACAGATGAGGATCGGATTATTAGGGAAGAAAGAGTGAGAAGCTCGGTAGCAGCGATGGAGCAAGACCCTATGCTGCAGCGTACTGTTCTAAGACTCGAGGCTCCTCCTGTTATTTCTCAAGATTTTAATAAAGGAAAAGGAGTGGTTTACAGCTATGAGGAGCTTCGGAAACCGAAAGAGGGCAAGTTGCAGTCAGAGAAATTTATGGCATCTGCAATCAGAGCTGGTTCAGCAGGGCAGTGGAACGCTGGGAATATGGATAGGACGTTAAGTGATGAGGTGTACGTTGGCTATAATTTTATGGCCACTACTGAAGGTTCAACGGTATTTAGCACTGGTTCCTTAGAACCTTGTGCTTCGGCCGGGACCAAGAAGAAAGTGTACCAGCGAAGACGGCCCCCAAAATCAAGGAGAAAGCCTAGACCTTTGTTGTTGGCTGATAAGACGGAGGGGGTGATGTGGGACAAAGCAGCAGATAAGAGTGTTGTGGGGAGCAAAAAGAGAAAGGTACAGACTGAAGTTGGGGAACTTCTAGTTTCGGCGAAGTCTAAAACCCCAAAGGTGATCCCAAGGGAGGGATCGTCCAACGCTTAA
- the LOC106343452 gene encoding IgA FC receptor: protein MALAKHTRVQILGCILLASLALTMADTPPGIAKNPSHATCKIKKYKHCYNLEHVCPKFCPDSCHVECASCKPICGPPSPGSDDDGGDGGDDDGGYTPPAPVPPVSPPPPTPSVPSPTPPVSPPPPTPTPAVPSPTPPVSPPPPTPTPAVPSPTPPVSPPPPSPTPAVPSPTPPSSPPPPTTPPTPSVPSPPGTPTAPVPPYSPPATPTPSIPSPTPTPPGSTPPYVPPSSPTPSPPSDGEAGAGVRRARCKKKGSPCYGVEYSCPADCPRSCEVDCVTCKPLCNCDKPGSVCQDPRFIGGDGLTFYFHGKKDSNFCLISDSNLHINAHFIGKRRSGMARDFTWVQSIAILFGTHRFYVGALKTSTWDDSVDRISASFDGHVISLAQLDGATWTSSPGVYPQVSVKRVNADTNNLEVEVEGMLKITARVVPITVEDSRIHGYNVTEDDCLAHLDLGFKFQDLSDNVDGVLGQTYRSNYVSRVKIGVHMPVMGGDREFQTSGLFEPDCSAARFPGNRGSNGGRSKMELPEMSCASGVGGKGVVCKR from the exons ATGGCTCTAGCCAAACACACAAGAGTTCAGATATTGGGATGCATACTCCTTGCATCACTCGCACTAACAATGGCTGATACACCACCGGGCATAGCCAAAAACCCAAGCCATGCAACATGTAAGATCAAGAAGTACAAACATTGCTACAATTTGGAACATGTTTGTCCCAAGTTCTGCCCTGACTCTTGTCATGTTGAATGTGCTTCTTGCAAACCCATATGTGGCCCTCCTTCCCCCGGCAGTGATGATGATGGTGGCGATGGTGGCGATGATGACGGTGGATACACTCCTCCGGCTCCAGTTCCACCTGTTTCACCACCACCTCCTACACCTTCTGTGCCAAGCCCTACTCCCCCAGTTTCACCACCACCTCCAACACCTACACCAGCCGTTCCAAGTCCCACTCCGCCGGTTTCACCACCACCTCCAACTCCTACACCGGCTGTGCCAAGTCCCACGCCACCGGTTTCACCACCACCACCTTCTCCTACACCAGCTGTGCCAAGTCCAACTCCACCATCTTCACCACCACCTCCTACAACACCTCCTACACCGTCTGTGCCAAGTCCTCCAGGTACTCCCACTGCACCAGTCCCTCCATATTCCCCACCTGCGACTCCTACTCCCTCCATTCCAAGTCCTACTCCTACACCTCCCGGCTCTACTCCTCCTTATGTCCCTCCGTCCTCTCCTACTCCATCCCCGCCATCAGATGGAGAGGCAGGAGCAGGAGTAAGAAGAGCCAGGTGTAAGAAGAAGGGCTCTCCTTGTTACGGAGTTGAGTATAGTTGCCCGGCCGATTGCCCCCGTTCTTGTGAAGTTGACTGCGTTACTTGCAAACCTCTTTGCA ATTGCGACAAACCGGGATCGGTTTGCCAAGACCCACGTTTTATTGGAGGAGATGGTCTAACCTTTTACTTCCACGGCAAGAAAGACTCCAACTTCTGCCTCATCTCCGATTCTAACCTTCACATCAACGCACATTTCATCGGTAAACGAAGGTCTGGTATGGCACGTGACTTCACATGGGTCCAATCCATTGCTATCCTCTTCGGCACTCACCGTTTCTACGTCGGAGCCCTTAAGACCTCCACGTGGGACGATTCTGTTGACCGGATCTCCGCCTCTTTTGATGGACATGTTATCTCACTCGCTCAACTAGATGGTGCCACGTGGACTTCTTCCCCTGGAGTATACCCTCAGGTCTCGGTCAAACGAGTCAACGCTGACACTAACAACCTCGAG GTTGAAGTAGAGGGCATGCTTAAGATCACAGCAAGAGTGGTGCCAATAACAGTGGAAGATTCAAGAATTCATGGTTACAATGTAACGGAAGACGACTGTCTCGCTCATCTCGACTTAGGCTTTAAGTTCCAAGACCTTAGCGACAACGTCGATGGTGTTTTGGGACAAACGTATAGGTCTAACTACGTAAGCCGAGTCAAGATCGGAGTCCACATGCCTGTGATGGGTGGTGATAGGGAATTCCAGACCAGCGGACTTTTTGAACCTGACTGCTCAGCCGCAAGGTTCCCTGGTAACAGAGGTAGCAACGGTGGCCGGAGTAAAATGGAGCTCCCTGAGATGAGTTGTGCAAGTGGCGTAGGTGGCAAGGGAGTGGTCTGCAAGAGATAG